Within the Erigeron canadensis isolate Cc75 chromosome 6, C_canadensis_v1, whole genome shotgun sequence genome, the region TGAATTACTTGAAGAAATTAAATGTAACCAATAGGTTGGTGGCTCATTGGTAAAGTTTTAGACTTTGAAAAAATTCAGCAAGGTTCGAATCTCACATTTTACATtataggagtggattattaaaGGGCTTTTCGAGAGTCATGAGTTATATCCCAGGTATGCGTAATTTGCGCTCCGAAAACTGTCAAATTAGATGTCAGTATGGTGTCACAAATCTAACTACTAGCTcgttattcaaaaataaaagaattaaatgcataacaaaaccaaaaatattaaTAGATTACGTAgtccatatatatttttgtttattatatactCTTTTTGTCTCATTCTAAATGTCCAATGACTTGCTTTATATGCAATATTttatctaaacatatatatccTTTAGAGAATCCAAGTTTATTCTATTcatgacataaaaaaaaaaattaaaagaattataatatatgcataaatatttatggtttaaattgaaaaaaaacaaaagtttcacataaatatttatggtttaaattaaaagaaatataagTTTGAAAGTTAAACTAAAACACTAAAAATAAGACAAAAGGAGTATTAAGTATAATTTCAATTCTGCATAAATTACTCCGTACGTATAAAGCAAGCATGTACAACTTGATGCATGCGTTGTCATATGAATTATTCAAcaaaacattaaatattttgtGAACGATTTCCTCGTTGTCTACTTATATAATTGATGAATGCATGTATGAATAGTGTGCCAAGTGACAAGTGACTTGTGTAACAactgtcattttttttttgttttgttttgcttATAGATCGAGCCATGGCCTCTAAAGCTCCGCCTTCTCTTCACGTTGTCTTATTTCCGTTTATGGCCAAAGGCCACATGATTCCAATCTTCCAACTAGCGCGCCTTCTCCACCACCGTAATGCCATCGTCACGCTCTTCACCACCCCGGCTAACCACCCTTACGTCACCACTTCTCTATCCGACACCCCAACAACCATAATATCTCTTCCATTTCCAAAGAATATCCCCGATATCCCTCCCGGTGTAGAGAGTATAGACAAACTCCCATCATTGTCTCTATTCTATCCTTTCACTTCTTCAACAAAACTCATGCAACCCGACTTTGAAAAGTCCGTCCAATCATTGAAACCGACGGTCACCTTTATGGTAACTGACGGTTTCTTTGGCTGGACTTTAAATTCAGCAAATAAATTCAACATCCCGCGTCTCGTTTACTATGGAATGAGCAACTTTGCTATAACCATATCTCGAGTAGTCAGTCAGAAGGCACATATCTTCCACGGGAAATATGACACTCACCAAATCAGCGTGACAGAATTCCCGTGGATCACTGTTAGTGCTATTGAGCTTGAGGATACTTTAATCAGTGATGAGGACAATAGCCCTTTCGGTAAGTGGTTGGTTGAAACAGTGCTCGCAACTTCAAGAAGCTATGGTTTGATTACCAATAGCTTCTTGGAGCTAGAGCCTGTTTACTCTCGTTATTGGAACTCTAAATTCAAACCAAAATCATGGTCTGTGGGCCCTTTTTGTCTTGGACAAAAATTAGCCAAGACAGAAGGTATATCCAGCCAAAGACCATCATGGATGGTCTGGCTGGACGAAAAACTTCTGCATGGAAGTCCAGTTTTATATCTGGCATTTGGATCACAAGCCGAGATATCTCTCGAACAAATCAAAGAGATTAAACTCGGGCTTGAAAGATCCAGAGTAAACTTTTTATGGGTaatgagaaaatataaaaatgggcCCGAGACTAAGCCCGaacttgattttgatgatggtttcgAGGAGAGAGTCAAAGGAAAGGGGATAGTGGTTCGAGAATGGGTGAATCAAAGAGAAATTTTAGAGCATGAGATAGTGAAGGGGTTTGTGAGTCATTGTGGATGGAACTCAGTGTTAGAAAGTATATGTACGGCCGTGCCGATTCTTGCATGGCCATTGTCGGCAGAACAGCCATTGAATGCAAAGTTTGTGGTGGAGGAACTAAAGATTGGGGTAAGGGTGGAGACATGTGATGGAAGTATGAAAGGTCTTGTGAAATGGGAAGGATTGGAAAAGAAGATAGAAGAGTTGATGGATGGCGAGAAAGTAAAGGAGATGAGAAACAAGGTGAAAATGCTTAGTGTTGACGCCTTGAAGGCGGTGGAACACGGTGGTTCTTCATGGCGGACACTGAATGAGCTCATTGATGAGTTAAAAGTTGtcaattaattaagatataGGTACGTGGTCGACTTGAAAGAGTTGATGTATGACTGCATGAGTATGACCGTGCACTAATTAtcgaatataaatatcaatCTATGAATAATGTATTTATTATTTTCGGAAAATGgtgaaattatatttttataaactcAATTCAAAGGAAAGTGATGTCTCAGAACAAGCAGAATCAGAAAGggaattttttgtacggatacGACAAAAATCAAACCTTTTGGAGTAAATACGAACTTTTGTTTGAAAGTTTGCAAATCAACGaaaaccggtgtctaagacaccggtcttAACATTTCCGGGTCTTAAACACCGGTCCTAGCATACGTTCCAACCCaaagccggtgtcttagacaccggtcttcaactttttaacaaaaatggTGTCTTAGAGGCCGGCTTTCATTCCTGCAACTTTTTTCCGGTGGCTAGTGAACGCTAGTCTTTTTATTCCGATTTGACATCACTGTTATACTGTTGCTAGTGAGTTGATTCTTGTGGAATAGGATTGATGTTGGTACTTGTTTGCTTATTGTGGTGCTGGGTTGCTAGCCAattgattcttttttttttttttttttttgtggaagAAGATGAGGGTGTAAATGTGGCTGTCAATCCGTCATCCATTTAGAGAGAGGAGTGGAtgtgtttttgatttttgagtgtgtgtcTACTTCTGTATTCTTTCACTACTATTATAAACTTGATACAAAGTGTGTGTTGTcacacatttttttatttataaaattgatGTTAACCACTTCAATACTCTTTCTTTCTAACCattcattttctaaaatagcacacaaaaagataaaatataatattgtcAATAATAAGATATAATAACATTATATTTTGACGATAAATTTTTCGACATTTAGAACGAAGTATAACAAAAAGTTTTAAGATAGTGTGTATACTTTTAATCAAATCGTATGACACtcttttatgttaaaaaaatatatataatatatattaaaatttcagataatatcataattataattataaaatatatacacaaagtatataaaaaagaacaactttatataaaagaaaaaactccgGAGATTCTCTCCCATAAATTGTTATCTTTtcctttaaataaaatttagcATGTCATAATAAGCTTGTACATTTTAATTGATATGGACTATGGACAGAGTATGTAAACTAAAGGGACCAAAGCGCAAATCCAGACAACTAAAGGTcctaaagataaaaaataaaacttatttatCACTTATGTCTTCTTCCCCATCCGCCATTTTTGGTCTGCAATTCTGTAAATCTCATATTCTATCAAAActctataattttcaaaaagagatgaaagaccggtgtctaagacaccggctttGATAGGGAACGACAAACAAGTTgaagaccggtgtctaagacaccggctttGGTTGCCACGTATGATAGGACCGGTGTTTGAGATACCGGCTTTGCCCAAAAACCTTAaaaccggtgtcttagacaccggttttCGTAGTTTTCCAAATTTTCAAACACAAGTTCGTATTTACACCAAACCGGTTGATTTTTGTTgtatccgtacaaaaaattctCAGAAAGGTGCTTCAAGTAGGTGGACTACAAAACCAAACTAAATGTGCTAGATAATAAAATCTAGTTAAACTTAATTTAAAGAATCACGTAACGATAATATACTCTTAGCTTTTAGCGATTGAGAAATGTGGATaaatacattaatatagttaatattaatatcaataagGTTGATGGCATATTGGTTAAGTTTTTGACTTTAAGGTATTTCCAGAGCTATCTCCgagaatgtttaaaaaaaatttaggcccacgccaaaaatgaaaaattgggCCCCTAAAACTATAGTAGATAAATTGTTCTGGACCAACTCTTTCTAACTCATTTTGTTACAGCCAATAATGTCGAGTCCAACTAGGTCAGAAACACTTCAGTTTTACCTAAGTTCTTGAATTCAATCCTTAATGATGACAAAACTTTAGGGTTTTTtcatctgaatacttgtaacagcCCATGGTCAATATCTCATTgcctagggtacgtgcaaggcttccgTTACAGGGAGTGGTTTTTCTGACGTTGTATACCGACGAAatgttcagaaaaaaaaaatacagtttCAATAGGAAGacagtaaataaaacaaaataaaatttgtttaaaagaaacaaaatccCAATTGTTTGGGCCTCATCGTCACTTGCTTGAGTGCTTCCCTGCGCTCTTCTTTGTTTACTATAAACTTATAAAGCATAAAAATCCAATTTTgaaattcactttttttttgtccCCTATAAAAAACGGGCCTTAGGGTTGGGCCTAGCTTGCCTAGGCTAATTCCGGTTCATTTTCTATATAATAAGAATGAATTATTAAAGAGTTTGTTAAATAATGGATATATATGTAGTTTATGGTTAAAGCATAGTAAAGCCGGATACATATCGATTGAAAATTAGTTCtaataaaacatttatatttatctgttctaaaaaaaaaacatttatatttatgtacGTTACTTTATTGCGTCTTAACCATGATCCTGTAGGGTTGTATTTAGAGGAAT harbors:
- the LOC122606309 gene encoding UDP-glycosyltransferase 90A1-like, whose protein sequence is MASKAPPSLHVVLFPFMAKGHMIPIFQLARLLHHRNAIVTLFTTPANHPYVTTSLSDTPTTIISLPFPKNIPDIPPGVESIDKLPSLSLFYPFTSSTKLMQPDFEKSVQSLKPTVTFMVTDGFFGWTLNSANKFNIPRLVYYGMSNFAITISRVVSQKAHIFHGKYDTHQISVTEFPWITVSAIELEDTLISDEDNSPFGKWLVETVLATSRSYGLITNSFLELEPVYSRYWNSKFKPKSWSVGPFCLGQKLAKTEGISSQRPSWMVWLDEKLLHGSPVLYLAFGSQAEISLEQIKEIKLGLERSRVNFLWVMRKYKNGPETKPELDFDDGFEERVKGKGIVVREWVNQREILEHEIVKGFVSHCGWNSVLESICTAVPILAWPLSAEQPLNAKFVVEELKIGVRVETCDGSMKGLVKWEGLEKKIEELMDGEKVKEMRNKVKMLSVDALKAVEHGGSSWRTLNELIDELKVVN